The window GCAAATTGCGAAGATTACCAATAGCTGGTAACTCTGTCAAGTAGCAGCAGTTCTGTAGTACTAGAGCACGTAGTTGAGATAAACTATCGATTGAAAAAGGCAGTGCTCGAATAGAAGTGTTACTCAGATTCAGAACTCTTATGGCTGGAAATGCCAAAAAATAGTCATGGGGAATTCTCCGAAGGGGAACATTATCTTGCAAAAGTAAGGTTGTTGTCTCTGGGCATTCCAAGAAGCAATCAGGTAGACGTTCAATTTTGTTACTAACGAAAGATATTCTCTTGACAGAAGCTGACATTTTAATATTTGATATATCAGTCAACCCCATTCCAGCTTGAATAAGAGAATTGTGCTCATCCCCAAAGGATTTAGCTATCCATATAGCAACATCACGAACCACATCATGCATCTTCACAGAATTCAACTTATGGGTTGCCAGTTCAAGCATCTTTACAGAATCCCACTCGTGGGCATCTAGTAAGCACACATCTTTTAGACTCTCAATCACAATGATTCCCCTGTTGTAGGCTTGTTCGTATGTATCATATTCATGACCAAGGAGCCCCTCTGCCCACCAACAATGTATGAGATCAGCAGTTGAAATAGCCTCTGGATATAACGAGCAATACAAGAAACAACTTTGAATATCCTCAGAGTCTAAACAATCAAAACTCCACTTGATGACCTTGTAAACCTTATTGTTTACATCTTTGTTATGAGGTTCGGACCTTCTAAGTGATTCCAAAGCATCTTTCCACAGCTCGATCCTCGTCTTCCCTCTCATAGATGCTCCAATGACAGTGATTGCTAAAGGTAATCCATCGCACTCCATTGCAATTTCTTTTGCGAATGGTTGAATATGCTCCAGATTCGCAATATCTCCCGCATTTTTGACAAACATGTGCCAAGATTCATCCTCATCCAATGTGTACACCTTTATTTTCTTGTCTGTTCTCATTTGCCTACAAACATCCAAAAACCGAGATGTTATAATTACCTTGCATCTTGGGTGATCTTCAGGTTGGGGCACACCTATATGATCCAAATTTATAGCTTCCCAAACATCATCAAGTATAAGAAGGAAACTCATTCCTTCATTAAGCCTTTGATGAATTCTGCTGGCAATGCTTTCTACGCTTTCCTCGCTATCCACCTTTAGGTTTAATCTGTTGGCAATTTGTGCTTGAACCTTTCTTATGTCTGTTGGCGGTTTGGGCACTGTAACCCATACCACAACATCAAAAGACAGTTCAGAGCTCGACGCAGCAATCTTTAGGAGCTCATTGTTCACATTCATCACCAAAGTTGTTTTGCCGACTCCTCCAATACCCCATACACCAATGGTGCATACCTAAAAGGATTCAATTACCCTAAAAAATTATTTATCCACATAGTGAAAGATGCAGCAATGGCTATATAGATGAAATTTAGCAAATTAGAGAAAGAAGGAAATTTAGTATATGTTTTGATAATTCACTCACAATCTCTTGATCTCAACTTAATCTCCACTTAACCTCCTTAAGAAAAGTTATGGCTTAGTACATATGCGGCACCTTAAACTTGCCTAAAATCTTCATTTAGACACTTATACTAAGCCTTGTTCTAATTGAACACAAAAACTTGTTCACAAGTGTGCCTATTGAACACATGGACATAGCATGGAGAGTGTATCACACCTCTTTTTGAGAGAGTACAAAGACTTTAAGCCTGTTTGCCCATgaaaatttttactttttttccgaaatttttttactttttttcgaaatcaatatttaaccataaaatttttaaatttcactttgaaaatgaattttgaaatttttcaaaaatttaaaaaaactccaaaaagttatttttcaaaattttcacttagatcactcacaaaaatttaaaaacaatccaaaattatattcatgtccaaacacaattctaattttcaaattccattttaactttaaaaaaaatcatttttttcagtaattttacaatttttatgtccCAATTTTTATGGGCATAGAAATTGTAAATTTCAGAAAGCAGTGAATTCTTTTTAAGTGagaatgatatttgaaaattagagttgtgtttggacatgaatataattttgggctgtttttgaatttttgttagtGGTTTgaagtggaaatttaaaaaaaaaaaaaaacttttggagtttttaaaattttcaaaaatttcgaaatttatttttaagtgaaaaataaaaaaattcatgGCCAAACATTAATTTcgaaaaaaattgaattttttatgGTCAAACGGCCCCTGAGAATAGAAAAGTAAAATTCAAGAAAAAAGGGAAATGTTGACCGGAAAAGAAGACTTCCGGCGAATGTTCATGTTCTCTAATATATTCCAGTGAACATGTTGACaacaagtttaagaaaaaatgaatacTTGTGAAATTTATAGTTCTAAACAAGTTAAAAAGGAATATAAtatttgtgtagttataaaaAAATTTCATTAAAGTTAATATTGAAAATTTAAGCTaacttgttttcaaatttaaaaaggtACTACTTCCGTTCCAGTTTATATaaacctatttcttttttggtccgttccaaaagaaataactcttttctaaatttgaaaataattttgcttaaacttatcaTTCTACTCTTAATgaaaaacttttataaccacataaatatTATGGgtcctttttgaattgtttaggatcacaaatttcaaaaatatttattttttcttaaactgcGTGTCCAGTCTTTAAAAAGTAAATACCTTCGTATCGTATATTGTAACGGAGGGAGTACTATGTCCCATTTTGTTGTCTTTCTTCCTCCTCTTAAAACGAAAAATCaaattgaagaagaaagaaagtgCGAATATCATCTTCTGCAGATTTTTCTTGTACCTGCCAATGGTAACTTCAGATTCTTATATATCCAACTAATAGTGATGCTATTGATTTGATTCTAACCTGTTCTTTACTTGATCAGTTACAAACTACACTAAAGTATCCTAATTGCTCACTTCAGTTTTGACTTATTTCTCTTGAGCTCATTCAGGTGGATTGATTTTCATTTCTCGTGGCCAAACCACTAGGCTTAATTATTTTCTAAAGCAAATCCCTAAGATCTCGCCGAAAGTAAAAAAGGGGAAGTAGCCCGGCGTAGAGTGGTGGCGGCAGATAAGAAGGGAAAAAGATAGAAAATGGAGTATTAAAAACGATAAATTaactagttggtgtgtatttttCTGATTGGTTTTATTTGCTATGTCAGTAGCAAGTAGCATGCACGCGCTTTGATTTGTGTAGAATTATCAAATTAGTGTTCAATAAACACACTTGTGAATTGGCTCAGGTGTTCAATTGGAGCAAAACTCAGTACGTACCAGTGTGTAAATGAAAAATACGCACAAGTTTAAACAGATGCATATGTAATCAGCCATTATTTTACTAACAATTGGGACTTTAAAACCAACTTATAGTTTGGCATATCAAATATTTTCTTAAGTGAGCTGTGTAAGAATTTCTATTACTGCTTATGAAATgtaaaatataaaataactaATGTTGAGTAAttatggtacaagaaataacttaaCATTTTCAAAACTACAAGAAGTCATTGTTGGAATcaatgaaaaaaagaaagaaaattaattaaTGAAAACTCATTCTGAATGCATTCTTTTTATccttattttttcaattttgcATTTTAATGAATTTGAGAGTTTTGTCAActtgaaaatatgattttatgAGTATGTTAAATTTGAAGATTAATGGATTGGATTCTCTTACTAATTAGTTAATTCATCgttttaattatttattctcaatattaaagaaataatttataaaattcttaatATTAGCTCATCCTAAAATTGaatatttaattataattttatccaataaGTCTACTTTCAAAGGGTAAATATCTTAAATATTAGATTCCTATATAGGTCAAATAGGGaatgatttaaaaaataaaattttaaataattttgaaatcctaaattttatttgtttatttaataaataaactaatttcttattttgtatattaaagataaaaataaaacctTTGatgaaaattcattaaaatagaAAAGAGAGAAATATCTCGTTAATTAATTTTTGTCTAATATCCTTTCTTTAACTTTTGATTCTATATTTTAAATCTCTTATAAACTTGTTTCTGATCATTTTCTCTCgcactctttttctttttcaaatagaTATAATATTTACTCgataaatattttatttcactAAATAATCTTTCTAGTTTCTTCACCAATTAAAATATTCTCATTTAACCGATAAAACTTTCTCAATAATATACAACAATttaaaagaatttatttttcaataaatattAATTTCACCAAATAAAAAGCCGCAACTCTTTAACTCAGAACAATACCTTATCATCTTCTAATAGTTGTAGGATTTCGTTGAGATTTCTTGTTGCTACTGACTGGCCTTCTTCTATTGATGGTCCTGGAATGAACTCAGCTTTTTGGATCTTATAAGTTTCTACCACCAAATTGGATCCAAAATTTTCTCCGATTTCTATAAGCGCGCAAAGCTGATCTCGCCTGTTTTGTGCTAGAGTGGAGATTTTCGAGCGAAGGCTCCATTTTGGACAACATTTATAAGCAAAAATCTTAGCTGTTGCAATGTTTTCTTGCATGGATTCCCATTCATTTTCTAGCTTTTGAACATCTTGGAGCCATTTGAGAACATCTGGTTTTGGTTTATAACCTTCTCTCTTAGCTACTTCCACTTTCTCTTTGATATGATCATCTCTAAGTTTTGTTAGCTTCTCCATTTCCTTCCTTAGATTTTCAACTTCTGATGAGAAATGGATGGTATTTACAATCTTAGGAAATATGAATTTAGATCCAAACTTTCCTACCTTAACAACAAAGCCAGATACAACATTAAAAAGTATGTCCATTGAACAATTCTTGAAgtacagaaaaaaaaaaagatggttCTAATATAATCAGATGATCAAATGAAGCTAAACTGTGTGTTTCCTCATTTTAAATTGTTGTTGTGGAGCCTCTTCAATCTTGCTCAGATGGGAGAAGAATGATTCCTTTGTACAACTTAAAAAGATATTCGTTGGTCCCTATTAGTATAGTTGGGGAGAATTATTTAACCTACAATTGTTGTTACATACAGTTTCATAATATatgatattgtattatattgtactgTATTGTTTAATGAATACATCGTTACCGATTGTATCGTTTGCCGTCGTTTCATGTGATCATGCAACATTACGAAAAAAGTTAGGATACAttgtagaattattatataaaaaaggataaatgataaaatatgattatttaataataaagaagggcaagataaaagaaaaatattaaggTAACGACACCACCACACCAAATCCATCGTTCcataacagcttgtttggatggttgttacgtgTCGTTTGATCATAatgtattgtactgtattgttTAATTATTACAACGTTTGGATCGATTGTATCATTTGTCGTCGTTTCATGATATCATacaccaacaatatgaagaacAAATTTCAACAATACTAAAAAAAGTTAGGCTACATTATTGAATTATTGTATTAAAAAaggataaatgataaaatatgattatttaataatatggaGGAGCAAGATAAGAGAAAAAAGCAAGGTAACGACGCTACCACCCCAATTTTATCGTTCcataacagcttgtttggatggttgttacgtgTCGTTTGTTCA is drawn from Nicotiana tomentosiformis chromosome 12, ASM39032v3, whole genome shotgun sequence and contains these coding sequences:
- the LOC104087429 gene encoding probable disease resistance protein At4g27220, encoding MDILFNVVSGFVVKVGKFGSKFIFPKIVNTIHFSSEVENLRKEMEKLTKLRDDHIKEKVEVAKREGYKPKPDVLKWLQDVQKLENEWESMQENIATAKIFAYKCCPKWSLRSKISTLAQNRRDQLCALIEIGENFGSNLVVETYKIQKAEFIPGPSIEEGQSVATRNLNEILQLLEDDKVCTIGVWGIGGVGKTTLVMNVNNELLKIAASSSELSFDVVVWVTVPKPPTDIRKVQAQIANRLNLKVDSEESVESIASRIHQRLNEGMSFLLILDDVWEAINLDHIGVPQPEDHPRCKVIITSRFLDVCRQMRTDKKIKVYTLDEDESWHMFVKNAGDIANLEHIQPFAKEIAMECDGLPLAITVIGASMRGKTRIELWKDALESLRRSEPHNKDVNNKVYKVIKWSFDCLDSEDIQSCFLYCSLYPEAISTADLIHCWWAEGLLGHEYDTYEQAYNRGIIVIESLKDVCLLDAHEWDSVKMLELATHKLNSVKMHDVVRDVAIWIAKSFGDEHNSLIQAGMGLTDISNIKMSASVKRISFVSNKIERLPDCFLECPETTTLLLQDNVPLRRIPHDYFLAFPAIRVLNLSNTSIRALPFSIDSLSQLRALVLQNCCYLTELPAIGNLRNLQLLDCDNTRLHRLPPGMDELTDLRVLYLPATDLENIREGILLKLSNIEMLNMLDTKYLWGRSYPMLDELSYLHKLTCLIIKLDRSSVSNRDHTWMSRLKRFHIEVGEAPMPFSNSTRMIGVSECEIFSRGQLSGMLQFASLLYLTNCNGLSKLIGYNNNFYGLKSLHISGCHCYFKPMEEGNGQFDPLPNLESLRLYKIFNLKSVSDFGHLLGLRFSKLRQLDVYDCRRLTCLFKVDGPFPVVPKHLEEIDIICCAELEELFVPFGSSQTTLKVRKLVLKMLPELRTLGEPQSTWEHLEELGLMDCDRIRKLPISIQTSKNIKVIRGDSYCWNQLEWDDDSFKSNLEHCFLPRYY